Proteins encoded together in one Plasmodium brasilianum strain Bolivian I chromosome 4, whole genome shotgun sequence window:
- a CDS encoding arginyl-tRNA--protein transferase has translation MNTCESLGGGNGVKELNVKKGSDHAKGECNKNEHASNEQVINEQDEQSEKSEGSGRSERSRSSDRSKRSERSRSSDRSKRSERSRSSDRSKRSERSRSSDRSKRSERSMINEQNSRGQACEARTKKLLLDDDVNINKIVEKMSKEDPQALTKIYNLMKNNNCLNFYPLLTPYHNIEKIVDILIEENYEHENTWCVHFDASFISQLLYEGFIPVASKQRIYRVENYETIIYKECLLIPKIHYIRSCMHPSEIHISKKARKKCKHFYITVDKDFDGVIEGIVEKHGKNWLYPFVQKEFKKIFEKNIIYKNVQMHSVELWFEDKLVAGEIGNTVGSVYTSLTGFQRKSCAGTIQLCALAKLLEFQNFQLWDLGMLLPYKKEIGSKEIPMKEFFNKHRTFKHQHAEFKVPFKDKLNCSVLIKGIGMDEIAKDDGGSK, from the coding sequence atgaatacatGTGAAAGCCTGGGGGGAGGTAATGGGGTGAAGGAGTTGAATGTTAAGAAAGGAAGTGATCATGCTAAAGGAGAGTGCAATAAAAATGAGCATGCCTCAAACGAGCAAGTGATAAATGAACAAGATGAACAGAGCGAGAAGAGCGAAGGGAGTGGAAGAAGCGAAAGAAGTAGAAGTAGTGATAGGAGCAAACGAAGCGAAAGAAGTAGAAGTAGTGATAGGAGCAAACGAAGCGAAAGAAGTAGAAGTAGTGATAGGAGCAAACGAAGCGAAAGAAGTAGAAGTAGTGATAGGAGCAAACGAAGCGAAAGAAGCATGATAAACGAACAAAATAGTAGGGGCCAGGCCTGCGAGGCGCGGACGAAGAAGCTACTGTTAGACGATGAtgttaacataaataaaatcgTTGAGAAGATGTCAAAGGAGGACCCACAAGCACTAACGAAGATTTacaatttaatgaaaaataataattgtttgAACTTTTACCCATTGTTGACACCATAtcataatatagaaaaaattgtcgatatattaatagaagaaaattatgaacacgAGAACACGTGGTGTGTACATTTTGATGCATCTTTTATTTCTCAGTTGCTCTATGAAGGGTTCATACCTGTAGCTAGTAAACAGAGAATATATAGAGTAGAAAATTATGAAAcgattatatataaagaatgtTTATTAATACCAAAGATACACTACATTAGATCATGTATGCATCCAAGTGAAATacatatttctaaaaaagCTAGAAAGAAatgtaaacatttttatataactgtAGACAAAGATTTTGATGGAGTTATAGAAGGAATCGTAGAAAAACATGGCAAGAATTGGCTTTACCCATTCGTacaaaaagaatttaaaaaaatttttgaaaaaaatattatttataagaaTGTACAGATGCATTCTGTAGAGTTATGGTTTGAAGATAAATTAGTAGCTGGAGAAATTGGCAATACTGTTGGGTCTGTATATACTAGTTTAACTGGTTTTCAAAGGAAAAGCTGTGCTGGCACAATTCAGTTATGTGCATTAGCTAAGTTATTAGAATTCcaaaattttcaattatgGGATCTCGGCATGTTATTaccatataaaaaagaaattggaTCAAAAGAAATACCAATGAAAGAATTTTTCAATAAACATAGAACGTTTAAACATCAACATGCAGAGTTCAAGGTGCCTTTTAAGGATAAGCTTAATTGCAGTGTACTTATTAAAGGAATCGGTATGGACGAAATAGCGAAAGATGACGGAGGGTCCAAGTAG
- a CDS encoding SRR1-like protein: MDGWILVQSKHRVREKNCRNRKEGRATDELLNTTLGEREEEEYNDDKKNLKTRKCTYSINRNNRDNIYKEIKKIMSLLEKTEFFENFQKKFNKIYKHEIKIVGAICLGLGSLIDLNLNSKRACMYQLCFILLVKNIYTIDKIFIYDPKITKMEQGVYSILNIQVLSCKGIYKKSNFESDTQTAHVGEEKTFHYTTIKLNKNERMLLFMPHCDICLYGEVLYNIFIYEQLRYANVHFFFNLDNTIFLGNSFDYYKERIFLYKPFGLSSYIIQMLQENEDILNLKINETHSFQLQKNFKYSHFIFYILNFSKQVNFPVYFEQISAFNDLAIVLFCKIPNKPIFWASVYKFLLDQAKI; the protein is encoded by the coding sequence ATGGATGGATGGATACTTGTGCAAAGCAAACATCGAGTGAGGGAGAAAAATTgtagaaatagaaaagaagGAAGAGCAACAGATGAACTTTTAAATACTACTCTAGGTGAGAGGGAAGAAGAGGAGTATAATGatgataagaaaaatttaaaaacaagaaaatgtacatatagtATAAACAGAAATAACAGGGATAACATTTacaaggaaataaaaaaaattatgagtcttttagaaaaaacagaattttttgaaaatttccagaaaaagtttaataaaatatataaacatgagATAAAAATAGTAGGAGCAATTTGTTTAGGTTTAGGGTCCTTAATAGACCTAAACTTGAATAGCAAAAGAGCATGTATGTACCAgctatgttttatattattagtgaaaaatatttatacgattgataaaatttttatttatgatcCGAAAATTACTAAAATGGAGCAAGGTGTATATAGCATTTTGAATATTCAAGTGCTTTCATGCAAAGGAATATATAAGAAGAGCAATTTCGAATCAGACACTCAAACTGCACATGTAGGAGAGGAAAAAACATTTCATTATACtactataaaattaaataagaacGAAAGGATGCTATTATTTATGCCCCATTGtgatatttgtttatatggtgaagttttatataatatttttatttatgaacagTTAAGATATGCtaatgttcattttttttttaatctggacaatacaatttttttggGAAATAGTTTTGATTATTACAAAGAACgtatctttttatataaaccaTTTGGATTGTCGTCTTACATAATTCAAATGCTGCAGGAGAATGaagatattttaaatttaaaaattaatgagaCCCATTCCTTCCAACTGcaaaagaattttaaatattcccattttattttttatattttaaacttTTCAAAACAGGTTAATTTCCCCGTATATTTTGAACAAATTTCAGCTTTTAATGACTTAGctattgtattattttgcaAAATACCAAACAAACCCATCTTTTGGGCAAGTGTTTATAAATTCTTGCTTGATCAGGCAAAAATTTGA